In Campylobacter sp. 2014D-0216, the following proteins share a genomic window:
- the secG gene encoding preprotein translocase subunit SecG, with product MTTLLIILQFAIVVIICIAVLLQKSSSIGLGAYSGSNESLFGAKGPAGFLAKFTFVMGILLIANTVALSYMYNNTNSNSLAEKAEQILPKAPEANTTNIPVAPSAPTSETNTSK from the coding sequence ATGACTACTCTTTTAATTATTTTACAATTTGCAATAGTTGTAATCATTTGTATCGCTGTTTTATTACAAAAAAGTTCAAGTATAGGACTTGGAGCATATAGCGGAAGCAATGAAAGCTTATTTGGCGCAAAAGGTCCTGCTGGGTTTTTAGCAAAATTTACTTTTGTAATGGGTATTTTACTAATCGCCAACACAGTTGCTTTAAGCTATATGTATAATAACACTAATTCTAATTCATTAGCTGAAAAAGCTGAACAAATTTTACCAAAAGCACCTGAAGCAAATACCACTAACATTCCAGTGGCACCAAGTGCACCAACAAGCGAAACCAACACTAGCAAATAA
- the frr gene encoding ribosome recycling factor gives MLNEIYAKQKQQSDKSLEALKKDFTTIRTGKVNINILDHIHVDYYGSATPLNQVATVLATDASTISITPWEKSMLKAIESAIAAANIGVNPNNDGESVKLFFPPMTREQREENAKNAKAMGEKAKVAIRNIRKDANDAVKKLEKDKAISEDEAKKAYDEVQKQTDNYTAKVDELVKNKEVELLKV, from the coding sequence ATGCTCAATGAAATTTATGCTAAACAAAAACAACAATCAGATAAAAGTCTAGAGGCCTTGAAAAAAGATTTTACCACCATAAGAACAGGCAAAGTAAACATTAACATACTAGATCATATCCATGTAGATTACTACGGTAGCGCAACTCCACTTAATCAAGTTGCAACTGTTCTAGCCACTGATGCTTCAACCATTAGCATTACTCCTTGGGAAAAATCTATGCTTAAAGCCATAGAAAGCGCAATAGCTGCGGCTAATATCGGAGTAAATCCAAACAACGATGGCGAAAGTGTGAAATTATTCTTCCCTCCTATGACAAGAGAACAAAGAGAAGAAAATGCAAAAAACGCTAAAGCTATGGGAGAAAAAGCTAAAGTAGCGATTAGAAACATTAGAAAAGATGCAAATGATGCGGTTAAAAAATTAGAAAAAGACAAAGCAATTTCTGAAGATGAAGCAAAAAAAGCTTACGATGAAGTTCAAAAACAAACCGACAACTACACTGCTAAAGTAGATGAACTAGTAAAAAATAAAGAAGTAGAACTTTTAAAGGTTTGA
- the pyrE gene encoding orotate phosphoribosyltransferase, translated as MNLEQIYKDCGAYLQGHFLLSSGKHSEFYLQSAKVLENPKLAGELCDELAKIIASFNINFDSICSPALGGILAGYELARACNKRFIFTERVEGVMSLRRGFEVKKGEKFIVCEDIITTGGSALESAKIIESLGGEVVGFAALANRGFCAVKNLNNPRKENAKLPENLPLFALGNFEFDIYEANACPLCEKGTQAIKPGSRGN; from the coding sequence ATGAATTTAGAACAAATTTACAAAGATTGCGGGGCGTATTTACAAGGACATTTTTTGCTTAGCTCGGGCAAGCATTCTGAGTTTTATCTTCAAAGTGCTAAAGTCTTAGAAAATCCAAAACTTGCAGGTGAGCTTTGCGATGAGCTTGCAAAAATAATTGCAAGTTTTAATATCAACTTTGATAGCATATGTTCTCCTGCTTTGGGTGGAATTTTAGCAGGATATGAGCTTGCTAGGGCTTGCAACAAGCGCTTTATCTTTACTGAACGCGTAGAAGGAGTGATGAGTCTTAGACGCGGTTTTGAAGTAAAAAAGGGTGAAAAATTCATTGTTTGTGAAGACATCATCACAACAGGTGGATCTGCACTTGAAAGTGCAAAAATTATTGAAAGTTTAGGTGGAGAGGTAGTAGGTTTTGCAGCTTTAGCAAACCGTGGTTTTTGTGCGGTAAAAAATTTAAACAATCCAAGAAAAGAAAATGCAAAATTACCTGAAAATTTACCATTATTTGCATTAGGAAATTTCGAATTTGATATCTATGAAGCAAATGCTTGTCCACTTTGCGAAAAAGGCACTCAAGCTATCAAACCTGGTAGTCGTGGAAACTAA
- a CDS encoding RDD family protein yields MKAKAKIATRWLRFKAFLIDLFLLYVPILYLFYFTLGSKEAFLNNQFIIFLCSLIFGILQALFLTKKAQSPGLKAYDLYLVDLKNGHKLNFFRILLRYIFFVVSFGFLIGFLVSFLRKDSLALHDILSQSAIVTKVEK; encoded by the coding sequence ATGAAAGCTAAAGCAAAAATAGCCACTCGTTGGCTTAGATTTAAAGCCTTTTTAATTGATCTATTTTTGCTTTATGTGCCTATTTTGTACTTATTTTATTTTACTCTTGGCTCTAAAGAAGCCTTTTTAAATAATCAATTTATAATTTTTTTATGTTCTTTGATTTTTGGTATCTTACAAGCTTTATTTTTAACCAAAAAAGCTCAAAGCCCCGGTCTTAAAGCTTATGATTTATACTTAGTGGATCTTAAAAATGGCCACAAGCTTAATTTTTTTAGAATACTCTTGCGTTATATTTTTTTTGTTGTAAGCTTTGGCTTTTTGATTGGCTTTTTGGTAAGTTTTTTAAGAAAAGATAGCTTAGCTTTACATGATATTTTAAGTCAAAGTGCGATTGTTACAAAGGTAGAAAAATGA
- a CDS encoding ribonucleotide-diphosphate reductase subunit beta: MNRKRIYNPKSNETLNDRKVFNGNPHGILNFTKAKYTWALKLWDLMEANTWFPKEVDTTKDALDYRCNLTSAEKRMYDLVWSQLISMDSFQTNNLADNINPYITAPEINAVLARQAYEEANHSKSYAVMVEAICENTDLIYEMEKHDETLREKNDFISSIYEELAGEVDDNKLLLAMVANQILEGVYFYSGFTAIYALARAGKMLGSAQMIRFIQRDEITHLLLFQNMINSVRKERPDLFNDTNVNKIYDMFKKAGELEIKWGKYITQNQIMGFTDDIIEEYIHYLVDQRLTAINLDKIYNAKHPIKWVDDFSKFNDQKSNFFESKVTNYSKGSLSFDDF; encoded by the coding sequence ATGAATAGAAAAAGAATTTATAATCCAAAATCAAACGAAACTCTAAATGATAGAAAAGTTTTTAACGGCAATCCTCATGGTATTTTAAATTTTACTAAGGCAAAATACACTTGGGCTTTAAAACTTTGGGATTTAATGGAAGCTAATACTTGGTTTCCTAAAGAAGTAGATACAACCAAAGATGCATTGGATTATCGCTGTAATCTCACAAGTGCTGAAAAAAGAATGTATGATTTAGTTTGGTCTCAACTCATCTCAATGGATAGCTTTCAAACCAACAATCTTGCTGATAATATCAACCCATATATCACAGCACCTGAAATTAATGCAGTTTTAGCAAGACAAGCTTATGAAGAGGCAAATCACTCTAAGTCTTATGCTGTTATGGTAGAGGCTATTTGCGAAAACACAGATTTAATCTATGAGATGGAAAAGCACGATGAAACTTTAAGAGAAAAGAACGATTTTATTTCGAGTATCTATGAAGAATTGGCTGGAGAAGTAGATGATAACAAGCTCTTGCTCGCCATGGTGGCAAATCAAATTCTAGAAGGGGTGTATTTTTATAGTGGTTTTACTGCTATTTATGCCCTTGCGCGCGCAGGAAAGATGCTGGGTTCAGCGCAAATGATTCGTTTTATACAAAGAGATGAGATCACACATTTGCTTTTATTCCAAAATATGATCAACTCGGTTCGTAAAGAAAGACCTGATTTGTTTAACGATACCAATGTAAACAAAATCTATGATATGTTTAAAAAAGCAGGTGAACTTGAAATCAAATGGGGTAAATACATCACTCAAAATCAAATCATGGGCTTTACAGATGATATTATAGAAGAGTACATTCACTATCTTGTTGATCAAAGGCTTACTGCTATTAATTTAGACAAAATTTACAATGCTAAACACCCGATTAAATGGGTTGATGATTTTTCTAAATTTAACGATCAAAAAAGTAATTTCTTTGAAAGTAAGGTTACAAACTACTCCAAAGGAAGCTTGAGTTTTGATGACTTCTAA
- the dba gene encoding disulfide bond formation protein Dba, with protein MEFLELLLIFIAIVLMIVKPEKEKLAFSILIISWAIMVFDYLGRKSGAILGLMNL; from the coding sequence ATGGAGTTTTTAGAACTTTTGTTAATCTTCATCGCCATAGTTCTCATGATAGTTAAACCTGAAAAAGAAAAACTTGCTTTTTCAATACTTATAATTTCATGGGCTATTATGGTATTTGACTATTTAGGTCGTAAATCAGGCGCAATTTTAGGCCTAATGAATCTATAA
- the dsbI gene encoding disulfide bond formation protein DsbI gives MCDINKTKFFYFLMCMAGFLVILMPVGTANLIFGYMLGDSPCTSCWGQRESMIFIGVAALFIVRYGIKGKFLAFLLIATAFGLWQSFNHISWHAHRDLDQGFGLPIFGLHTYFWAEVVFWAVVLLLGVIFAFAPKFASFEKEMEGASYRKLTKFNLAAMVIVAFIVASNIFQAFVSTGPVPYSGQGDPVRFSLNPKYIIWSDSGWSKSWKSFSVLGPRDVKDPDFAFAPASEKLGIKFDNNTSNAPFANINGTLKITSETKIDFPKAINTLDYIHGEYVASSKWEVFFLDDNFSIKTDFLLDPYYSATINPIVSIIPYLDNKYILMGSNKTFLRFAQNPNADDAVQYAHFMKGADKFEGTGKDLGRGRIDTVRAKFNHILSTTTDGKYMYTATVPNNKDAKTFVISKISLADRVLSAEFTPKADLKEGKTLGDLYITSMACKDGKIYALSKKHNVIAVIDLAKEAIVEAIAYPESITNARSLFFKDNKMHILSYQDGANILYTLD, from the coding sequence ATGTGTGATATTAACAAAACTAAATTCTTTTATTTTTTAATGTGCATGGCAGGCTTTTTAGTGATTTTAATGCCTGTTGGAACTGCAAATCTAATTTTTGGATATATGCTAGGGGATAGTCCTTGTACATCGTGTTGGGGGCAAAGAGAATCTATGATTTTTATCGGTGTAGCGGCTTTATTTATCGTTCGCTATGGTATAAAAGGTAAATTTTTAGCTTTTCTTTTAATCGCAACAGCATTTGGTTTATGGCAATCATTCAACCACATAAGCTGGCACGCACATCGTGATCTTGATCAAGGTTTTGGTTTACCTATTTTTGGTTTACATACTTATTTTTGGGCTGAAGTAGTATTTTGGGCTGTAGTTTTACTACTAGGTGTTATTTTTGCATTTGCACCAAAATTTGCTTCTTTTGAAAAAGAAATGGAAGGTGCTAGCTATAGAAAATTAACCAAATTTAATCTAGCTGCTATGGTTATTGTTGCATTTATTGTAGCTTCAAATATATTCCAAGCTTTTGTAAGTACTGGTCCTGTTCCATACAGCGGGCAAGGTGATCCTGTTCGTTTTAGCTTAAATCCAAAATACATCATTTGGTCTGACTCTGGCTGGAGCAAAAGTTGGAAAAGCTTCTCTGTACTTGGACCACGCGATGTAAAAGATCCTGACTTTGCTTTTGCACCTGCAAGTGAAAAACTTGGTATCAAATTTGACAACAACACAAGCAATGCTCCATTTGCAAATATCAATGGTACTTTAAAAATCACAAGCGAAACAAAAATCGATTTTCCAAAAGCAATCAATACACTTGATTACATTCATGGAGAATATGTTGCAAGTTCAAAATGGGAAGTATTTTTCTTAGATGACAACTTCAGTATTAAAACTGATTTTCTTTTAGATCCTTACTACTCAGCAACAATTAATCCTATCGTAAGTATCATTCCTTACTTAGACAACAAATACATCTTAATGGGTTCAAACAAAACTTTCTTAAGATTTGCACAAAATCCTAACGCAGATGATGCGGTACAGTATGCTCATTTTATGAAGGGTGCGGACAAATTTGAAGGTACAGGAAAAGACCTAGGACGCGGTAGAATTGACACAGTAAGAGCTAAATTCAACCACATCTTAAGCACAACAACAGATGGCAAATACATGTACACCGCTACAGTTCCAAACAACAAAGATGCAAAAACTTTTGTTATTTCAAAAATTTCTTTAGCGGATAGAGTTCTTTCGGCAGAATTTACTCCTAAAGCTGATTTAAAAGAAGGTAAAACCTTAGGTGATCTTTACATCACTTCAATGGCGTGCAAAGATGGCAAAATTTATGCTCTAAGCAAAAAACACAATGTAATTGCAGTAATTGACTTAGCTAAAGAAGCAATCGTAGAAGCTATTGCGTATCCAGAAAGCATTACTAATGCAAGAAGTTTATTCTTCAAAGATAACAAAATGCATATCTTATCTTATCAAGATGGAGCAAACATCCTTTATACACTTGATTAA
- a CDS encoding protein-L-isoaspartate(D-aspartate) O-methyltransferase, with amino-acid sequence MHLFEQKQCQTMAEEIRKNTFINEELFEAFCSTPREIFSPLKMHAYRLDALPLMGNQWISSPLTVAKMTMALDFKDADSVLEIGCGSGYQAAILSKLIRRVFTIERIEKLAISAIEKFKKLNYSNIHVKFDDGQNGWKNYAPYDRILLSAYIEHIPSILFDQLEDGGILVAPLLIGEQQFITKFTKKEGKIEKEILDECLFVPIKDGKE; translated from the coding sequence ATTCATTTATTTGAGCAAAAACAATGCCAAACTATGGCAGAAGAAATTCGTAAAAACACCTTTATCAATGAAGAATTATTCGAAGCTTTTTGTTCAACTCCTAGAGAAATTTTCTCTCCCTTGAAAATGCATGCTTATAGATTAGATGCGCTTCCTTTAATGGGTAATCAATGGATAAGTTCACCTTTAACTGTAGCCAAAATGACTATGGCGCTTGATTTTAAAGATGCAGATAGCGTTTTAGAAATAGGCTGTGGCAGTGGGTATCAAGCGGCAATTTTAAGTAAGTTAATAAGAAGAGTATTTACTATAGAACGCATTGAAAAACTTGCAATAAGCGCTATAGAAAAATTTAAAAAACTTAATTATTCTAATATTCATGTTAAATTTGATGATGGCCAAAATGGTTGGAAAAATTACGCACCTTATGATCGAATTTTACTTTCTGCTTACATAGAACATATTCCAAGTATTTTGTTTGATCAACTCGAAGATGGTGGAATTTTAGTCGCTCCTTTACTAATAGGTGAGCAACAATTCATCACTAAATTCACAAAAAAAGAGGGAAAAATTGAAAAAGAGATCTTAGATGAATGTCTTTTTGTGCCTATTAAAGATGGTAAAGAATAG
- a CDS encoding GNAT family N-acetyltransferase — translation MIDIWEDSVKHSHDFLSDFDREKIKNDLLNSQVFFSLNYLICYDKDEMIGFLAFVDDKIEMLFLRSKYFNQGIGTALISKAVNNYHLKYVEVNKDNYKAYKFYQKNGFLQESEYKDEYGFIVLKMKF, via the coding sequence TTGATTGATATATGGGAGGATAGTGTGAAGCATTCCCATGATTTTTTATCTGATTTTGATAGAGAAAAGATTAAAAATGATCTTTTAAATTCTCAAGTTTTCTTTAGTTTAAATTATTTGATTTGCTATGATAAAGATGAAATGATTGGATTTTTAGCATTTGTGGATGATAAAATTGAAATGTTGTTTTTAAGGTCAAAATATTTTAACCAAGGTATAGGCACTGCTTTAATATCTAAAGCTGTAAATAATTATCATTTGAAATATGTTGAAGTAAATAAAGATAATTATAAGGCATATAAATTTTATCAGAAAAATGGTTTTTTACAAGAGAGTGAATATAAAGATGAATATGGCTTCATTGTTTTAAAAATGAAATTTTAA
- a CDS encoding carbonic anhydrase family protein, protein MSFKKILFGLFTASMLFAYEQMPQNASHGNFIDQDKWKNLDPNWIYCESGYNQNFLNLHTKNAKHSQNLSLGFNYTNDSFGLINDGYTIKMHFASNGSHILLNDTIYHLSHFHFHAPSKVSIDKKTYPLEVHFSHVSQKGDVVVVVLFLQEGMENPFIKKIMRAFPKKEGDKLYVQGLNANKLLPNNTHDFYLFKNKLNKPCQQKITWVVLKETSHASKEQIQTIQALMGKNNELKTEEIQTLKQSDHSSSK, encoded by the coding sequence ATGAGTTTTAAAAAAATACTTTTTGGTTTATTTACAGCTAGTATGCTTTTTGCTTATGAGCAAATGCCTCAAAACGCCTCGCATGGAAATTTTATAGATCAAGACAAGTGGAAAAATTTGGATCCAAATTGGATCTACTGCGAGAGTGGATATAACCAAAATTTTCTCAACTTACACACCAAAAACGCAAAACACTCTCAAAATCTTTCTTTGGGATTTAACTATACCAACGATTCTTTTGGTTTAATTAACGATGGGTACACCATAAAAATGCACTTTGCTAGCAATGGAAGTCATATATTGCTCAATGACACAATTTACCACCTATCGCATTTTCACTTTCACGCTCCCTCTAAAGTCTCTATCGACAAAAAAACTTATCCTTTAGAGGTTCACTTTAGCCATGTTAGTCAAAAAGGTGATGTGGTTGTAGTTGTGTTATTCTTGCAAGAAGGTATGGAAAATCCTTTTATCAAAAAGATCATGCGTGCTTTTCCCAAAAAAGAAGGAGATAAACTTTATGTACAAGGCTTAAATGCTAACAAATTGCTACCTAACAACACTCACGATTTTTATCTTTTTAAAAACAAACTTAACAAACCTTGTCAACAAAAAATCACCTGGGTAGTTTTAAAAGAAACATCTCATGCCTCTAAAGAACAAATTCAAACAATACAAGCACTAATGGGTAAAAATAACGAGCTTAAAACTGAAGAAATTCAAACACTAAAACAAAGCGATCATTCTTCTAGCAAGTAA
- a CDS encoding c-type cytochrome, protein MKKILFLLSLSLVLNANNIAKYKVGDELSDQQGVEYFKDFSNRPVQQWPNKKLSIDDVPKGKEGDLIRYGIKLLKDTEGTLGPYGSLKITKNEVNCAACHMEDDGNGLPGTKKYVIPFLNVFNNYPKLDIETMKIISLEDRIRGMGGVNSHQFPDNSKEMKAILAYFKWLKQAYGIKDGVKLQGDFFAKMNFPNRMADPVKGKKLFDEKCAVCHGERGLGLKNDNYEKGGGHLYPSLLIYPDGGHMAMIPFLARFLKSTMPFGASADNPILSDDEALDIAAYVNTGFVRMPIVTTENRAGLDTAYSKSPSLKPEYFASPQQNLDPKEYIKVKYGPWKNPNHFPGE, encoded by the coding sequence ATGAAAAAAATTTTATTCTTACTAAGCTTGTCTCTTGTTTTAAATGCTAATAATATAGCAAAATACAAAGTAGGCGATGAGCTAAGCGATCAACAGGGCGTGGAGTATTTTAAAGATTTTTCAAATAGACCTGTGCAACAATGGCCTAATAAAAAGCTAAGTATTGATGATGTCCCAAAGGGAAAAGAAGGTGACTTGATCCGTTATGGTATTAAGTTGTTAAAAGATACAGAGGGAACTTTGGGGCCATATGGTAGTTTGAAAATAACAAAAAATGAAGTAAATTGCGCTGCCTGTCATATGGAAGATGATGGTAATGGTTTACCGGGTACAAAAAAATACGTTATCCCATTTTTAAATGTTTTTAATAACTATCCAAAGCTTGATATTGAAACCATGAAGATTATATCTTTAGAAGATAGAATTCGTGGAATGGGTGGTGTAAATTCACATCAATTTCCAGATAATTCAAAAGAAATGAAGGCTATTTTGGCGTATTTTAAATGGCTTAAGCAAGCTTATGGTATAAAAGATGGAGTAAAACTACAAGGTGACTTCTTTGCTAAAATGAATTTTCCTAATAGAATGGCTGATCCAGTTAAAGGAAAAAAACTTTTTGATGAGAAATGCGCTGTATGTCATGGAGAAAGAGGTTTAGGACTTAAAAATGATAATTATGAAAAAGGTGGTGGTCATTTATACCCTTCATTGTTGATTTATCCAGATGGTGGACATATGGCTATGATCCCGTTTTTAGCAAGATTTTTAAAATCAACCATGCCTTTTGGGGCAAGCGCGGATAATCCTATCTTAAGTGATGATGAAGCTTTGGATATAGCAGCATACGTAAATACGGGTTTTGTAAGAATGCCTATTGTAACTACAGAAAATAGAGCAGGCCTAGATACAGCATATAGCAAATCCCCTTCGCTTAAACCAGAATATTTTGCTTCACCGCAACAAAATTTAGATCCAAAAGAATATATTAAAGTCAAATATGGTCCTTGGAAAAATCCTAATCATTTCCCAGGAGAATAA
- a CDS encoding poly(A) polymerase has product MDFEAIRQALNKRLKALQILAFAEALVIFFLAFQFSKDVIIALFFAVLAGVLFFRILGRKLMWGRDELVFKMCEDFLEQNNARFNKQGLDQKDFEKIAFDFSLKTYHSQNSFIFDDFSFYDVKFKDEFGNFFCGILLYSKKLKEDIQSSENIFDKVKEKEFSTQRVFKKGDYLLIASLRNPFFADLKISSELNFKLFRVNLLKIQAFLR; this is encoded by the coding sequence ATGGATTTTGAAGCCATAAGACAAGCTTTAAATAAAAGACTTAAAGCTCTGCAAATTTTAGCATTTGCAGAAGCTTTAGTGATATTTTTTCTTGCTTTTCAATTTAGTAAAGATGTGATTATAGCTTTATTTTTTGCGGTATTGGCAGGAGTTTTGTTTTTTAGAATTTTAGGTAGAAAGCTCATGTGGGGACGTGATGAGTTAGTGTTTAAAATGTGTGAAGATTTTCTAGAGCAAAACAATGCTAGATTTAACAAGCAAGGTTTAGATCAAAAAGATTTTGAAAAAATTGCTTTTGATTTTTCTTTAAAAACTTATCATTCGCAAAATTCTTTTATTTTTGATGATTTTAGTTTTTACGATGTAAAATTTAAAGATGAATTTGGGAATTTCTTTTGTGGAATTTTGCTTTATAGTAAGAAATTAAAAGAAGATATCCAATCAAGTGAAAATATCTTTGATAAGGTAAAAGAAAAAGAATTCTCTACACAAAGAGTATTTAAAAAAGGCGATTATTTGCTTATAGCTAGTTTGAGAAATCCTTTTTTTGCGGATTTAAAAATTTCTAGCGAATTAAACTTTAAACTATTTAGGGTGAATTTGTTAAAAATTCAGGCTTTTTTGCGATAA
- the typA gene encoding translational GTPase TypA has product MDNIRNIAVIAHVDHGKTTMVDELLKQSGTFSEREQIAERVMDSNDIEKERGITILSKNTAINYKGTKINIIDTPGHADFGGEVERVLKMVDGVLLLVDAQEGVMPQTKFVVKKALSLGLKPIVVINKIDKPAADPERVINEIFDLFVALEANDEQLDFAVVYAAAKNGYAKLALEDESVNMEPLFKTILERVPAPSGSDENPLQLQVFTLGYDNFVGKIGIARIFNGKVKKNQNVMLAKADGSKINGRISKLIGFMGLEKMDIDEAGTGDIVAIAGFEALDVGDSVVDPNNPMPLDPLHIEEPTLSIVFSVNDGPLAGTEGKHVTSNKIAERLEAEMKTNIAMKYESTGEGKFKVSGRGELQITILAENMRREGFEFCMGRPEVIVKVEDGVKTEPFEHLVIDVPDDFTGVVIEKLGKRKAEMKTMTPTGDGQTRLEFEIPARGLIGFRSQFLTDTKGEGVMNHSFLEFRPFSGAVEKRNNGALISMENGVALGYSLFNLQDRGVLFIDPQTKVYTGMIIGEHSRPNDLDVNPIKGKNLTNVRASGSDDAIKLVPPRKLSLERALEWIEEDELVEVTPQNIRVRKRYLDPTQRKRMEKAKS; this is encoded by the coding sequence TTGGACAATATTAGAAATATAGCTGTTATAGCTCACGTTGACCACGGTAAAACTACCATGGTAGATGAGCTTTTAAAACAATCAGGAACTTTTAGTGAGCGCGAGCAAATAGCAGAGCGTGTAATGGATAGCAATGATATAGAAAAAGAAAGAGGTATTACTATACTTTCTAAAAATACTGCTATCAATTACAAAGGTACCAAGATAAACATCATAGATACTCCAGGGCATGCTGATTTTGGTGGAGAAGTTGAGCGTGTTTTAAAAATGGTTGATGGAGTTTTGCTTTTAGTTGATGCGCAAGAAGGAGTTATGCCACAAACTAAATTTGTGGTAAAAAAAGCTTTGTCTTTAGGACTTAAACCTATCGTTGTTATCAATAAAATCGACAAACCAGCTGCTGATCCTGAAAGAGTAATCAATGAAATTTTTGATCTTTTTGTAGCCCTAGAGGCAAATGATGAACAACTTGATTTTGCAGTGGTATATGCAGCGGCTAAAAATGGTTATGCAAAACTTGCGCTTGAAGATGAAAGTGTAAATATGGAGCCATTGTTTAAAACTATACTCGAGCGTGTGCCTGCACCAAGTGGTAGCGATGAAAATCCTTTACAACTTCAAGTTTTTACTCTAGGTTATGATAATTTCGTTGGTAAGATAGGGATTGCAAGAATTTTTAACGGTAAAGTAAAGAAAAATCAAAATGTTATGCTAGCTAAGGCAGATGGTTCTAAAATCAATGGAAGAATTTCAAAACTTATTGGTTTTATGGGACTAGAAAAAATGGATATTGATGAAGCAGGAACAGGTGATATCGTTGCGATTGCAGGTTTTGAAGCTTTAGATGTGGGAGATAGTGTGGTGGATCCAAACAACCCTATGCCACTTGATCCTTTACACATAGAAGAACCAACATTAAGTATAGTATTTTCAGTAAATGATGGTCCTTTGGCGGGTACTGAAGGTAAGCATGTAACTTCAAATAAAATTGCAGAACGTTTAGAAGCAGAAATGAAAACCAACATCGCTATGAAATACGAAAGCACAGGCGAGGGTAAATTTAAAGTAAGCGGAAGAGGTGAGCTTCAAATAACCATTTTAGCGGAAAATATGCGTAGAGAGGGCTTTGAGTTTTGCATGGGAAGACCAGAAGTTATCGTTAAGGTAGAAGATGGGGTAAAAACCGAACCATTTGAACACTTAGTGATTGATGTGCCTGATGATTTTACTGGTGTGGTTATTGAAAAATTAGGCAAAAGAAAAGCTGAAATGAAAACCATGACTCCAACAGGAGATGGTCAAACTAGACTTGAGTTCGAAATTCCTGCGCGCGGGCTTATAGGATTTAGATCGCAATTTTTAACAGATACTAAAGGCGAAGGTGTGATGAACCATAGCTTTTTAGAGTTTCGTCCATTTAGTGGAGCGGTTGAAAAAAGAAACAATGGTGCATTGATTTCTATGGAAAATGGTGTTGCACTAGGGTATTCTTTGTTTAACTTACAAGATAGAGGGGTGTTGTTTATCGATCCTCAAACAAAAGTATATACGGGTATGATTATAGGTGAACACTCTCGTCCAAATGACTTAGATGTTAATCCTATTAAAGGGAAAAATCTAACCAATGTTAGAGCAAGCGGTAGTGATGATGCGATTAAACTTGTGCCACCTAGAAAATTAAGCCTTGAAAGAGCTTTAGAGTGGATAGAAGAGGATGAACTTGTAGAAGTTACTCCACAAAATATTAGAGTGAGAAAAAGATATCTTGATCCTACTCAAAGAAAAAGAATGGAAAAGGCAAAGTCTTAA